In Streptomyces sp. ML-6, the genomic stretch AACGTGCGCACCCGGCCGGGCGCCGAGTCGGGCTCCTCGAACCGCACCGTCACCCGCCCGATGCCGCTGCCCTGCACCCAGCCGTGCCCGTAGGTGTCGTGGTGCACGTCGTGCCCGGCGTGCCAGTGCCGCGCGGCGGGGTCGTCGGGGGCGGCCGGGTGTTCCGGTCGCGGGCCGTCCGCCGGTCCGGTCCGGTCGTCCTTCGCCGTCGTCGCCTCCTCGGCCGGCTCCCCGGCCGAGGTCCGCCCCTCGGCGGTCCGCTCGCCCGCGGCCTGGGCGAAGAGGTCCTCCTGCGTGTAGTCGGCGAGCCCCGTGACGCCCACTCCGAGCAGCCGGACGCCCCCGGTGGTGTCCACGGCTTCCAGGAGCCGTGCGGCGGCCTCACGGACCACCGCGGGGTCGTCCGTGGGCCCGCGCAGCGTCTCGGACCGCGTGAGCGTCGAGAAGTCGTACCGGCGCACCTTGAGGACCACCGTCCGCCCGGACCGGCCCGCGCCCCGCAGCCGCTGGACGCACCGGTCGGCCAGCCGCTCCACCTCCGCCCTGACCCGCACCCGGTCGTGCAGGTCGACGTCGAAGGTGTCCTCGACCGACACCGACTTCGCGTCGCGCTCCGCGACCACGGGCCGGTCGTCGTGGCCGAACGCCATGTGGTGGAGCGAGCCGCCGTGCGCCTTGCCCAGCAGACGTACCAGCTCGGCCTCCCCCGCCGTGACCAGGTCGTCCACCGTCGTCATCCCGGCCCGGCGCAGATGGTCCGCCGTGGCGGGGCCGACCCCGGGCAGGATCCGCACCGGCATGGGCGCGAGCAGCTCCCGTTCCGTGCCCGGCTCGATGACCCGCAAGCCGTTCGGCTTCGCCTCCTCCGAGGCGATCTTGGCCAGCATCTTGGAACCGGCGAGCCCGACCGAGCCGGTGAGCCCGGTGACCGCCCTGATGGCGGTGCGCAGCTGCTCGCCGATCTCCCGCGCCGAAGCCGTGTCGTCGGCTCTCCCACCGGCCTCCAGATCGACGAACGCCTCGTCCAGGCTGAGGGGCTCCACCAGTGGGGAGAGCCGTGCGAGCAGCTCCATCACCTGGTTGCTGACCGTCCGGTACAGCTGGAAGCGGGGCACCAGATAGGCCGCGTTGGGTGCCAGTCGCCGCGCCTGCGCGGTCGGCATCGCCGAGTGGACCCCGAAGCGCCGCGCCTCGTACGAGGCGGTCGCCACGACTCCCCTGGGCCCCAGGCCTCCCACCACCACCGGTTTGCCGCGCAGGCTCGGCTTCGCCGCCTGCTCCACGGAGGCGTAGAAGGCATCCATGTCCAGATGCAGGATGGTGGGAGCGGTTCTCACATCAACCGATGCTGCACCACGGCACTGACAATCGCCGGGCCCGGGGCCGCGACGGGGTCAGCCGGCGCGGTTGCGCCGCCGTGCGAGCTCGTCGGTGGGGTTGTTGCCGATCAGCGTCTCGCCGGTGTCCACCCGCTCGCCGTGCAGCTGCGACAGGGCGACGTCGACGTCCTGCCACACCACGCCCACCGCGATGCCGAAGACGCCCTGACCGCCCCGGAGCAAGTCGACGACCTCGTCGGGCGACGAGCACTCGTAGACCGTGGCCCCGTCGCTCATCAGGGTCATCCGCTCCAGGTCCTGGAATCCGCGGGCCCGCAGGTGCTGCACCGTGGTGCGGATGTTCTGCAGGGCGACGCCCGTGTCCAGGAAACGCTTCACGATCTTCAGCAGGACGACGTCCCGGAAGCTGTAGAGCCGCTGCGTACCGGAGCCGTACGCCGGGCGCACGCTCGGTTCCACCAGCCCTGTGCGCGCCCAGTAGTCGAGCTGCCGGTAGGTGATGCCCGCGGCCGCACAGGCCGTGGGCCCCCGGTAGCCGATGTCGCCGACCAATGCCCCGCCGTCCCCCGCCACCGCGGCCGGTTGAACCGGCTGCACGATGGTGTGGTCGGCTGTACTCCCCTGCTGCGGATACGGCCCACCCGCCGCCGTACCGTCGCCGCTGCTTCTCACGCCGACCTCCGTCCTTGACCTGCCATCTCGAAGGTAGGCAGTCACTCGGGGTGCGTCAACGATCGCCACACTCGGCACGCCGAGTGATAATCACCCCGAGGGTGGTTTCCCATGTCTCGCGAGCGGGAAAGGCTTGCCGGATGCGCTGCTGGCGGCCCCGTGGACCGGTCACTGGCTGTTGGTGCCGAAATCCTCCGGAGAGATCTGATCGAGGAACTCGCGGAACTTCTCCACTTCGTCCTCCTGCTCGTCCGGGATGGCGATGCCCGCGTCGTCGAGCACACCGTCACTGCCGTAGATCGGCGTTCCGGTGCGCAGCGCGAGCGCTATGGCGTCGGACGGCCGCGCGCTCACCTCGACACCACTGGCGAACACCAGCTCCGCGTAGAAGACCCCTTCCCGCAGGTCCGTGATGCGGACCTCGGTGAGCTCCTGGCCGACGGCCTCGAGCACGTCCTTGAAGAGATCATGGGTCAGCGGCCTGGCCGGAGCCATGCCCTGCTGGGCGAAGGCGATCGCGGTCGCCTCACCAGGACCGATCCAAATGGGGAGGTACCGGTCGCCTCCCACTTCACGCAGGAGCACGATCGGTTGGTTGGAGGGCATTTCCACCCGGACACCCACAACGTCGAGCTCGTTCACACAGCAACCCTAGGACGTGCTCGGCAGGTTTGGGTAGTCGGGCACCCTCGCGATCAGTGCAGCCGGATTCCCAGAGCGGTCTGGACGAGGGCCGAATGAAGCCGCACGGACAGCTCCGCCAGCTCCTTCGCGGTGGCCTCCGCATGTGCTCTGGTCTGCGGATTCCGGTGCCGGCGCAGAGGCGCGACCACCTGCTCGATGAGCCCCGCCTCACGGTCCGCAGCCGCCCGCATGGCACGCAGGTGACGCGGTTCCAGACCGAACCTGCCCAGATCCGCCACAAGCTTGGCCACCGTGACCATCTCGGCGTCGTAACCGCCTTCGGCCGTCGGAGCGACCAGGCCGTACGACTCCCACTCGTCGAGGTCGCTCTCGCTGACCTCGGCGGCCGCGAGCAGCTCGGCGCGGCCGATCCGGGCCGCGGTGGGCCGTCCCGGTTCCGTCTCCCGGCCGCCGACGAGCTCCCGCACGCCGCCCGCGGCCGGCAGTGCGGACTGCTCGCCGCGGGCGAGGGCGTCGAGGTGCTCGCGGATGACCTTCAGCGGGAGGTAGTGGTCCCGCTGCATGCGCAGCACCTGGGCCAGGCGTTCCACATCGGCGCTGTGGAACTTGCGATAACCGGAAGGGGTCCGCTGCGGCTCGACGAGCCCTTCGGCCTCCAGGAAGCGGATCTTGGAGATCGTGACCTCGGGGAACTCGTCCCGCAGGCGCAGGAGCACCGTGCCGATGCTCATCGGGCGCTCGTCGGCGGTGGCGGCGCCGGTCACGGCACCGCCCGTCGGTGTTCTCAGCATGGACCTTCCTGGGGGTCCCCCCGACGGAGTCGGGGGGCGGGTCAGATGCCGCGCTGGCTCGCGTAGAAGACCAGCCGGTACTTGCCGATCTGCACTTCGTCGCCGTTGGACAGCGGCACGGAGTCGATGCGCTCACGGTTGACGTAGGTGCCGTTCAGGCTGCCCACGTCCCCGACCGTGAAGCTGCCGTCGGGGTTCCTGCGAAACTCCACGTGTCGACGCGACACCGTCACGTCGTCGAGGAAGATGTCGCTCTGCGGGTGGCGGCCGGCCGTGGTCAGCTCACCGTCCAGCAGGAAGCGGCTGCCCGAGTTCGGCCCGCGACGCACCACCAGGAGCGCCGAGCCGAGCGGAAGGGCGTCGACCGCGGCCTGTGCCTCGGGCGAGAGGGACGGCAGGGCCGTCTGCCCGGTGGTCTCCGACTCGTACGCCTCGAGGCCGGAGATGGAGATGGTCGAGGTCGTCTCCGAGGCACGCTCGGGAATCCCGCCCCTCAGCGGCGCACCGCAGTGGGAGCAGAAACGACTGTCCTCGGCATTGCGATGCCCGCACCTCGTACAGACCGGCATGGACGAGCCTTCCTGTCCGGGGGTGAACCCTCCACCCGTACTTGAGGTCGACGGTTCTCCGAAACCTATGCGGCCGGGACCGGCAGGGTCAACAGACGACGCGCCGGAAAATCCCGAATTGTCACTGCCCTGACCCGCCACCTCATCACGGAAGAGCGGGCGTTCCGTGCCCTGCTCATCCCCCTGGCCATGGCGCGGTGCGCGATGGCGGGCGGCCTCGTCGCGAGCGCTCTTGCCGAACAACTTCCCAAACAACTTCACGGGCGATTCCCCTTGACCGAAATAGACCCGCCCGTGGGGCAGGACGAACCCTGAATGAACACACCTGCCGACCCGGACATCTTCACAACGTCCGTATCCACTCGACAGTTTCCACCACGCGCCACCAATACGATGCGGCGACCCCCCGCAACCTCGTGCCCGTCTCCTCCGGCCCCTTCGCGCCGCGGACTCACGGTGACGACGACCGAGCGTAGTCAGGCTCCTTCGCCGGTCGCAAGGCGTCCACCACGATGTCGTCGACCCGGGCGACCTGCACGGTGGCCTGCTCCTTCTCCAGCGTCTGCACGACGCCACCCGGGATGTTCAGCGCCGG encodes the following:
- a CDS encoding DNA polymerase IV, whose amino-acid sequence is MRTAPTILHLDMDAFYASVEQAAKPSLRGKPVVVGGLGPRGVVATASYEARRFGVHSAMPTAQARRLAPNAAYLVPRFQLYRTVSNQVMELLARLSPLVEPLSLDEAFVDLEAGGRADDTASAREIGEQLRTAIRAVTGLTGSVGLAGSKMLAKIASEEAKPNGLRVIEPGTERELLAPMPVRILPGVGPATADHLRRAGMTTVDDLVTAGEAELVRLLGKAHGGSLHHMAFGHDDRPVVAERDAKSVSVEDTFDVDLHDRVRVRAEVERLADRCVQRLRGAGRSGRTVVLKVRRYDFSTLTRSETLRGPTDDPAVVREAAARLLEAVDTTGGVRLLGVGVTGLADYTQEDLFAQAAGERTAEGRTSAGEPAEEATTAKDDRTGPADGPRPEHPAAPDDPAARHWHAGHDVHHDTYGHGWVQGSGIGRVTVRFEEPDSAPGRVRTFRIDDAALRPADPLPLVREPADYSSWPASLPKSRSGPTASGGESRP
- a CDS encoding MerR family transcriptional regulator is translated as MRSSGDGTAAGGPYPQQGSTADHTIVQPVQPAAVAGDGGALVGDIGYRGPTACAAAGITYRQLDYWARTGLVEPSVRPAYGSGTQRLYSFRDVVLLKIVKRFLDTGVALQNIRTTVQHLRARGFQDLERMTLMSDGATVYECSSPDEVVDLLRGGQGVFGIAVGVVWQDVDVALSQLHGERVDTGETLIGNNPTDELARRRNRAG
- a CDS encoding bifunctional nuclease family protein translates to MNELDVVGVRVEMPSNQPIVLLREVGGDRYLPIWIGPGEATAIAFAQQGMAPARPLTHDLFKDVLEAVGQELTEVRITDLREGVFYAELVFASGVEVSARPSDAIALALRTGTPIYGSDGVLDDAGIAIPDEQEDEVEKFREFLDQISPEDFGTNSQ
- a CDS encoding MerR family transcriptional regulator, whose product is MLRTPTGGAVTGAATADERPMSIGTVLLRLRDEFPEVTISKIRFLEAEGLVEPQRTPSGYRKFHSADVERLAQVLRMQRDHYLPLKVIREHLDALARGEQSALPAAGGVRELVGGRETEPGRPTAARIGRAELLAAAEVSESDLDEWESYGLVAPTAEGGYDAEMVTVAKLVADLGRFGLEPRHLRAMRAAADREAGLIEQVVAPLRRHRNPQTRAHAEATAKELAELSVRLHSALVQTALGIRLH
- a CDS encoding FHA domain-containing protein yields the protein MGGAWWKLSSGYGRCEDVRVGRCVHSGFVLPHGRVYFGQGESPVKLFGKLFGKSARDEAARHRAPRHGQGDEQGTERPLFRDEVAGQGSDNSGFSGASSVDPAGPGRIGFGEPSTSSTGGGFTPGQEGSSMPVCTRCGHRNAEDSRFCSHCGAPLRGGIPERASETTSTISISGLEAYESETTGQTALPSLSPEAQAAVDALPLGSALLVVRRGPNSGSRFLLDGELTTAGRHPQSDIFLDDVTVSRRHVEFRRNPDGSFTVGDVGSLNGTYVNRERIDSVPLSNGDEVQIGKYRLVFYASQRGI